The genomic stretch TTGATTCTCGAATGGAACCATTAGCGAGCAACTTATCAACTTCTTCGCTGACTACCTCGTTGATTGCAGCATTGAAAATTCTTCTCATTTTCCATATTGGCGGGTAAAGAGGATCCATATTCAGCTTGTGTATGGCGATGTCCCTTGGGATTCCCGGCATATCTGAATGGGAAAAGGCAAACAAATTGGCATTGTTAGTTAAGAACTCATGGAACTTACCTGGTTCTGAGAGGTTGTGTCCAATATAAGCTTTTTTTGTGCTATCGGTATTGTCCAATTGAACGAGGTCGAGGTATTCTATGGTTGCGTTGCAGGTTTCTACGACATCGgggtctttgatggcctctatttgtatgtcgggtttggttcccgatatggctgATTGTTATGCTTCCGCACTTGCCCCCTTTAGTTGTAGggtgtgtgtgcaatcttgggcgattcggtagcattcttgggcggtgCGTTGCTCGCCCCAgatgctgaatattccccatgggGTAGGAAATCCATGGACGCCCTATGATAGCGTTGTAGGCTGTTTCCTGGTTCATGATGTGAAACGTCATTTCCAGAGTGAGTCCTCCTACCAGAACGGGTAGCATTATCTCTCTAGAGGTTCGttccactgcattattaaaacccgttagtgttatgcaGCGCGGTAATATCTTATCCTCGAGTCTCATCTGTATGAGGACTCGTGGATGAATAATACACGCGCCGCTTCAgtcatccaccattattctttttacatcagtaTCTGCGATACGTAAATTTATAActaaagcatcatagtgagggaaagacaaaccgttgtatttgacttatcgaagatgatactatttTCGAGGTTGTTGTACCGTTTGTGAGCGACTATCCGCTTGAGTTTGTGTGTGGcggtgaatttcacatggttgattaccgtATCATCACCtccgccaatgatcatttgtatggtatgAGCTGGTGAAGGTGGTTTTGGGGTCCTTGAGGTTGATCGCGTCCACGAGCGAAGTTAACCTGTCCTCGATCTCTCAGCATATCTTTCAGGTGTCTCTAGTTTAGCATTCTTACCATTTCCTGTCACAGACCTATGCAGTCTTCGGTCTTGTGTCCCCTTTCCTGGTGGAATTCACACAGAACGTTCGATCTCTGGGTGCTCGGATCTGACTTCATCTTTTGCAGCGACTATTTCtgaaagagaaaagcaaaagttatgagcagataacagtggaggcatacctctttcgtttcaGTGTGGCATGGTGTGTCGAGGCGTGATATCTGCATGTCATGGAGGAGGCAAGATGGATGCCCGAATATAGGGCtgatgcctttctcgattgaaacgGGATAGTTGATCCCTTCAACCATTGTTGCGGCGATCTCTCCTTGTTTCGGTTTGGACCGACGTTAGCCGTTGGATCGTACCATTTAGGTTGTCCTCGTCTGCCCTTACTTTAGCACAATACGCATTATGGATTTCTTCCCACGTGGTGGGAGagtacttcatgagtctacttaGCAGCTTTTTGGTTGCTTTCGACCCTTTCCTATTTATCCCATTTTGGAAGGTTGCTACCGCCATCCCTTTTGATACGTTTGGTAGGCTCATTCTTACCCTGTTGAATCGGGCTAGGAAATCCCAAAGTCCCTTGCCTGTCGTCTGCCTAACGGTGAATATGTCATTTACCCTAGCTTATGCTTTTTTCGCTCCCGCATGAGCGGTGACGAATTTATCTACCATGCCAATAGTTGGGAATACCACGTCAGGGCTCCCCCTATCAGGGTTTCACCGAACTTTTTCAGCAGCACCAATGACACTTGTTCTTTTGACAGATCATTGCCTTTTACTGCAATGACATAGTGGATTATGTGATCTTCCAGGTCCATGGagccatcatatattttcaagtatggaGGCATTTTGAAGGTTGTTGGAATAGAGTGTGGAGCTAACCCTTCACTATATGGTTGCTCGACGAATCGGCCTACATCATGTTTTGGCAGTAACTTTGGAGCGCCCGGTATTTTATCGACCCTTTCCTGGTACTCCTTCATCTAATCACGGAGTGTTTTGTTCTTgttttccatttcttccattttctttaagatggctGCAAGTGCATTGTTAACTGCATCAATGACAGTATGAGTGTTACCGGTGCGTGGAGTTTCCAGCTCATCGGTGACAATTGCGATTTCTGCATGTATTGTGCCTCCGATATCCCTTTGAACGAGTTTGTCGAGTATGTTGCTCGAGGTGTTTGTCAACCACTCTTCTAATAGCTTTTTCACAGCCGGTGGTGCTTCTCCTACTACGGATATTAAGGTTTCCCTCTCGCGCGAGACAGTCACAATTTCGTGCGggaggggagggggagggggtgaGGTATCTCCCTAAGGTGTAGCGCTTGGCATTGCATTTTCACTATCTTCCCTCCCGGCTTCGTTGATGGAATCCAAAAGGTTGTTCGTGACACCTACTATTACCTTTAATATTGCTTCCCCCTTTCCTGCCATTGTTGGTCTTTGCGAGGCTATGAAGAGGTGATTATCCCTTTCAAGGATCTAGACGAAACTAAATCTCAGCTATAGAAATCCTCACAgatggcgccaaattgtttgacgcaaaagatattggaacctttttgaataaaccaattaaagaaaatgaaggggtaaatcttagctaagtataataaacGCCAGAACAAAAGGTATAAAAGATGAACACAGTGGACAATATTTCTTGATCTTGCCCAGATGAGTGATCGAACATTAAGGATGCTAATCATTTATGTAGAAAAGTATTACAGTCAGTGTTCTTAGCTAAAAAGGCAAAGAGGCCCCCTTACAAGGTTGTTTTCCCGCTATATATAAGGGACAAACCCCTTCTGAACCTAAAAGACATATTATATGGAATATTCAAAAAATATTCCTAGTGCTCCCTATTGGACCTACACTACTGTAAAAGTCATGCAGTCTCTGTTCACTTGTCTGCCGTCCTCCACAGGACGTCAAGCTGCAAAGATCTTGTCATTTGTCGTAATCGTCAATGgtcgtggtcgtccaaatttggacccatacaacgATGACCCAGTAAAAGTCCACAAGTAGGATCTGGCAAGGGTAGTGAGTACGTAGACCTTACCATTATCCCGAGGGAATAGAGAGGCTGTTTTggatagaccctcagctcaagaagacgaaaagagacaatatattagtTCCGTCAATAGAAAccatagaaataataacaacatcataagaaccaaaaaatatatgaaaaacaaaaataataaccaGTAAATAATTAAGGCCCGACACTATGAAAAATGGAAGAGTAGTGTGAACATAACGTTAACTACTAGCAGTCTAGGACAAAATCCTATCAGACTAGTCTTACACTAGTACGCAGTAGGAATATGCTCAATTACCTCTTAAcatacaaccctaatgctcgatctccacaacttcctatcaatGACCATGTCCTTGAACATCTGAAGCCACGCCATGTCCTGCTTGATCACCTCtacccaatacttcttaggccaccCTCTTCCTCTTCTCGAACCTACCAAAggcaaccgctcacacctccttaccaaGGAATCTGGGCTTCTCTTCTGTACGTGCCCGAACCATTTTAGCCTCGCTTCCCGTATTTTGTCATCCATGggagccacacccaccttcttccgaatatcctcattcctaatcttatctatcCTAGTGTGCCTGcatatccacctcaacatcctcatttatgctactttcatcttctaaaTATGTGAGTTattaactggccaacactcagctcaATACAACATGGCTagtctaaccaccgctctataaaacttacctttgagtatctctGGCATTTTCTTGTCACAtaagactccagatgctaacctccatttcatccaccccacccttaTACGGTGTGTGATATCCTCATCGATCTCCCCATCCCCCTggataaccgatccaaggtacttgaaactgccTTTCTTGGGGATGAcatgtgattcaagcctcacgtCCATGCCCGGTTTCCTCGGTTCGACGCTGAACTTATAGTCCAGGTATTCCGTcttagtcctactcaacttgaaacccttagaatcaagggcctgtctccaaacctccagcctctcatTAACGCCTCCTCGCATCATATCAATCCGAACTATGTCATCATCGAATAACATATACCACGACACctcccttgaatatggtgtgttcGTGGGTCCATTACCAGGGCAAATAAGAATGGACTGAGTGCAGATCCTTCGTGTAACCCCATAACAATTGGAAGATGCTCCGAGTCTCCTCCCActatcctaacccgagtcttagctacATCATATATGTCCTTAATCGTCCTAATGTATGCAACCGACACACCTTTTGCCGTCAGGCATCTTCAAAAAATCTCTCTAGATCAATAAATATCATGTacagatccttcttcctatccatgtactgttccaccaacctcctaagaAGGTGGATAGCTTCCATAGTAGAACGACCTGACATGAATCCAAACTGGTTGTCGGATATAGTCACCATCCTCCTTACCTTCACTTCTACCAcactctcccaaactttcatgatatgacttagtaatttgatactCATATAGTTGTTACAACTCTGAATATCACCTTTGTTTTTGTACAATGGAACCATCGTACTCTACCTCCACTCATCCAACATCCTCTTCATCCTGAACATAACATTAAAAAGGCCAATCAGCCACTCCAAACCTGATCTACCCACATACCTCCAAAATTCTACTAGAAATTTGTCTGGCCTGGTTTCTCTGCCTCTACTCATCTTACACATAGCCCCAACAACCTCCTCAACCTTGATGCACCTATAGTACCTAAAGTTATAGTAACTTTTGGAATGCCCCAATTCGCCTAGCATAGTATCCTGATCTCCTTCTttatttagaagtttatgaaagtagtctaccatctccgCTAAATATGGGCCTCTCCCATCAATACTCTACCGTCCTCGTCTTTGATGTACCTCACTTAGTCCAGATTTCGAGCCTTCCTCTCTCTTGCCTTggctagccaaaataacttcttctccctacCTTTCCCCCCCAATTCCTCGTACAGACGATCAAAAGCCACAATCTTAGCCTACGTGACCGCCagcttcgcctccttcctagctaccttatacctctctTTGTTCGCTCTCCTCTCCTCCTCGCATGTGCTCCCTACTAACTTTAGTTAAGCCGCCCTCTTCGCTTTCATATTACCTTGGACCACTTTATTCCACCACCAGTTACCTTTGTTCCTGCCCAAGTAATTCATtgagacccctaacacctcttTCTCTACCTCCCTTATACATTCTGCTATCGTCGACCACATACCGCTCACGTCCCTACTACTACTCTAGGCTCCCATAGCCGATATACTTCCCTCCAACTCCTAAGCTTTATCATTAGTCATGGCTCCCTACCTGATCGTCGGTCGTCCTCGTAcattcctcttcttcctctttatcATAATACCGACGACCATTACCAAGAGCCTATACTGCATCGCGGGGGTCTTACCCGGGATAACCTTACAATCTTTGCACAACCCTCTATCACATCTCTTGAGGAGGATataatcaatctgagtcttcgccaccatACATTggaaagtaaccaaatgctcctcccCCTTCAAAAAGCTAGATTTCGCAATCACCAGCTCAAATACCTTAGGGAAATCCAACATTGAAGTATCTCATCTTTTCCTATACCCAAAATTGAAGCCGCAATGCACCCCGCCATATCCACCTGCAGTCGACCCAATATGTCAATTGAAATCCCTTCCTATAAATAACCTCCCAGCGAGCGAATTATTACGCACAATCTCATCGAACCCCTCCCAGAAGAGCCTTTTCacctcctcatccaagcctgcttgtggAGCATAAGCGTTAATGACAATTAGGGTGCACTCTCCAACCACCAAATTAATAGTAATTAATCTATCATTCACTCGCCTAACCTCTACCATAGACTCTATAAGTTCCCTATCCACCAaaatacccactccattcttatcCTTCAGGACTCTAGAGTACCACATCTTATACCCACCTGCATCCTTTGCCTTAGATCCTACCTACCTAGTCTcttggacacacgctatattgacATTCTTCTTCTGGAGGATCTTTTCCATCTCTATAGACTTACCCGTCAATGttcctatgttccatgacccaattctcaacctataggctcccttgttTCCCTTGCCTCCCATTTCACCCCCTGTCCCCTGCCCCACCCCTGCTCTACCCCCTTCCCCTAAGGAGATACCTATGACAGACTAAGGAAAATCACTAACACACCATAGGCAACAGACCAAACTAGAAGAAAAAAGTTATAACTACAGGCACACTAATAGAATGATTAAACTAATGCGAACTAAAATGGCAACAATTTGGCTAACACAAAGATGAGAAACAGGAAAGCGGGAGGTACAAACTCCCGAGAACAGAACCTCAAAATTGTCTTGGTGTACACGATGATGTTGCGGCACTTGGTGCGTTCACATCCAACTTCTCGCTGCCCCTTGCTGACACTCACCATGGCTGCTCTCCTATGTTTGCGCACACTCTTCCCGCTCGTCTACAATAGCCACCGATATTACCTGGAAGACACACAAATTTCCGTAGCACCAAAAGGGTGGGGGTtgtcaccgctaccactggtgaAACCCCAATAGAAGCAGGGGAGAGGAAAAAATAGTGGGGAAGAAGGGCCGAACAGGCTTGCATGCAAGtaaaaagaacaagaaaagaaagggagaaggggtaaaagaacaagaaaagaaagggaGAAGGGGCCGACCGGGGAGTGGGGAGTGGGGCTGAAACACACATAAAAGGGGGACAAGAAAGGGGAGGGGACTGCAGTTGCTGGAATAGAGATCACAAATGGGACAGTAGTCACCGGAATTGACCGCTACTATTGAACTTACACAGATTTGTGCAAGGTCTTGTGACTGATGGAAGCTGGAAAGATGAAAGACAGaagagagaaaaggaaaaggggaggCGGCTGTGAAAATACAAATGAATCAGGGTTGCTAGGGTGAGACCAATTGGTCTCTAAGTTAAAACGGGGGGAAGAAATCTGGGCCGTTAGATCATTTGATTAATGACCCTGATAATTCGGGTATTAAAGGATTTTGACAAAGAAAATATGTGGGTCGTTGGATCCATGTGTTTCAGCGGCTGAGATTAAAACTGAGAAACGTTAAAATAAAGAGAAATAAAGATAAATTATGGACCATTGATCAGATGAATAAATGACTTAGATACGTATGTGATTCTTATGTGAGTATGGGAAATATGCGATGTGGCGTGCTCTCATTGGCTAAGAGAGGGTATTGCGGATCACTAAGGTGGCAAATGAGATGGGTGTTTAGACTGGATAATTTCGGATTGGGCTTTGTATTTGGGATAAAAATCATTTAAGTGGTAGTCACTTTGTAAGTAATAAAGGAATTGAAATCGTAGCCTTTTAGTCTTTTACCCTtttgaaattaatttaaataaacttaattattttttaataaaatatagtaAAATTACAATTCTTAAATactactgttgatacccaattttttcctatatatttttaatactttCAAAAaagcatatatgcatatataagcatgcataagatttttttaaataatttttctataattttaatggctttaaattgatttatttcttccctttttacttataaaatctccaataattatccttcaaattattgttgtggtaagttagccatctaaattctatatttattccaaaatattgattaaatatttttagtacattttttataattgtattTACATTTTTAAAGCCAATTTgtatatatttgcaatactagccttATTAATGCATAATTACGTTATTAATGCATAAAAGGGTATTCATActtttaaaatgttaaacaactatttttaatcatttttagtACATGcaatattttttagaaattattttattatttttataaattatatagtattgaaaatggctatttaaaacttagcctattttatttcaatttcagcctaaatCCTAACCCTATCCAatcccaatacccagcccaatttctaaTTAGAGATACCCGACCCACGTCCCAAATTCCCAATCTGGTCCCCCCACcctttaatcctggccgttgatcacaaAGATCAACGACCAGCATTCctccttcccttaattaaactacCCTATACCCCaaaaacctaattcatttcaccaCCAACCCtgccgccctaaaatcctctctgctctgaaacactctcaacctaaaccctaatctccTAACGCCGAGCCCCTATCTATggccatctccggtgacctctcatcatctctcaagcctccaatggcttctttTATGTCATTCTTGCCATCCctaaggccctcaagggaccagggccatgctgacttgcatctagggttcatcttCTGCCTGTTCCTGGCCATTCTAGTGTGATTTCGAGTGAAATCGTTCTATATTGGCtatgatctatgggtttctagACGGGTTTCTTCATCTCTGCATGgatctcttcgaaaccctaatttcttttctatatctcctagatctgtacagatctaggacaatttgagtttgtttcttgtgtgttttacaatagccttgagattctttacaagaatcatatgaTTTCAAGTGCTTTTCatccttttctaaaattagggttttcggaatTTCTTTTTAAACTTTGTTGGATGattttttatgtttaaacttctatttgtcacatatcttgactgattctatgagtcTACTACAATCTTAACTCGACTATGCTGAAAGCCCTaatatttttagggttcttcgtttggtttctgagtatTAGCATATCTGACTGGTTCTCGCTTtgagttcttgtgatttctcgtaACCGTCTTGTCTTAATATGtatctactgagtttcttagtctAAGCTTTCACTGATTCTATGTGCCTATGTTCATCTTGACTATTCACATCAAGACCTGTATCTTTCTCACtgaatcagtattgtttaacttttgttttgttaaagttataTGTTAATTCCAGACTATCCATGTTTTaccttatttatatgctaaacatgctgactcttttcatgactttctctttgattgagcCATTGAATATTCTGAATTTCTTATTTCTTGGGCtgatttgaacactttcccttaaactttcgattcttacctttctactcgatttgattgatttgcttgccttaattaatattaccttaccttgtctgcattattacttgattcttactgattATTTCCCTAATTAGAACTTTATGTACCTAGCCCTAATTACTTGTTCTATACATGCACTATTTgaagtctttccttatttgttatactccagctatgtatgatttctttctttaattgtCACATGTTCTTTACCGTTTAAActaattcccttaattaagggaagattTGGACTGATTTTACTTTAATTGATTCCGAGATTCTCCAATCACTGAAcaatttgattcttaccttatttacctagCTTTCACACTACTATTTATATGCTTTCTTCTACTCTCATTTGACAAAACATGGAGTTCACAAAAAAGTACACTTACACATTAAAAGTTCTCTTTCTCTTCTG from Nicotiana sylvestris chromosome 12, ASM39365v2, whole genome shotgun sequence encodes the following:
- the LOC104243029 gene encoding uncharacterized protein, encoding MWYSRVLKDKNGVGILVDRELIESMVEVRRVNDRLITINLVVGECTLIVINAYAPQAGLDEEVKRLFWEGFDEIVRNNSLAGSFLKGEEHLVTFQCMVAKTQIDYILLKRCDRGLCKDCKVIPGKTPAMQYRLLVMVVGIMIKRKKRNDEEDVG